The stretch of DNA GGAATATGTGATGCAGTTTCTGATGGGTTTGAGTGATTCTTTCAATAATCTGAGAAGTCAAATTCTGTTAATCGGACCATTTCCCTCCATTAACAAGGTTATTGCACTTGTGcttcaagaagaaaaacaaaaagaggtGCTTACTGATTCTACACCTAACCTTGAATCAATTGCTGCATTATTGACGAAACAAGCACCTAATCTTGAGTCAATTGTTGCATTGATGGCTAAATCTGGAAAACCTGGCAACTCATCTTTCAAGCAATCTGGCTTCCGCAAAGATCGTCCTATGTGCAGTCATTGTGGAGACACAGGACATACCTCTGATAAGTGCTACAAAATCCATGGTTTTCTACCTGGATTCAAGTCTAAAAGAGCAACAACTCattcaaaaaatcaaacatcTTCTTCCGCTGCAGGTCAAGAAAGGAATGAAATTCCACAATTAACATTTACTCAAGAGCAGTGTCAGCAATTGCTTGCAATTCTTAAGCCTTCTACTTCCACTCCTCACTCTGGGAATCAGATCACCTCTCTCCAAAAGTCTCAAGTTCTACATCTCTCTCAGCTATTATTCTTCCAACTCCACTATCTTCTCCTTGTGAGAGTTTCTCAGGTAAATCCATATCCCAAGCATCTACAATCCATTCAAACCATACAACTTGGATAATCGACACAGGAGCAACTAACCACATGGTCAActccattcaatttttttcttctattaccTCGGAAATTAAATCTTCAGTAAAATTACCAAATGGTAATCTAGTTGAAGTAACTCATATTGGAATAGTTTCTCTTTTTGAGAAATTGGTTTTACACAATGTCCTTAGTGTGCCATCCTTTTCATTTAACCTTATATCAGCTAGCAAGTTAACTCATGATTCTTTTTGTTGtctcattttcatttctaatctttgttttcttcagGACCTATCTACATGGACAACGATTGGGATGGGTGAAGAAATAGCTGGTCCGTATCATTTCTTGCAACAACCTTTGGTTGGTTCATCTATTGCTTCCTCCTCAGTTCatcaagattttgatttgtggCATTATAGACTAGGTCACATTTCTTATTCGAGATagaaatttcttaataaatctgTATCagatatatacatgttagattCCTTTCCTTGTACAATCTGCCCATTGGCTAAACAGAAGTGCTTGTCTTATCCATTGTGACATATGGGGTCCATTTTCTGTTTCTGCACTTGATGGCTCTAAATATTTCCTAATCACTGTAGATGATTATTCAAAGTCTACTTGGGTTTACCTCATGCAAAACAAATCCCAAACCAAGACCTATTTGCAATCATTCTTTAGTTTAGTAGAAACACAATTTCAAACTCAGATTAAACAGATTAGAATAGACAATGGAGTTGAATTTCATTTGCTTGAATATTTCTTAGTCAAGGGTGTAATTTTGTAGAaaaaccccaacaaaatggtACAGTTGAGAGAAAACACCAACATCTTTTGAATGTTGCCTGCTCCTTGCGCTTTCAAGCTTGTCTACCATTGGAATTTTGGGGTGATTGTGTACTAATTGCAACCCACTTGATTAACCTAACTCCAACTCCTTTGTTGTCAAACAAATCACCCTATGAAGTTTTACATTCCACTCCTCCTTCATATAAGCATCTTAGAGTGTTTGGTTATCTTTGATTTGCATCCACCTTAACCAGAAATCGAACCAAATTTGATCCTCGAGCCAGAAAGTGTATCTTTATTGGATATCAATTTGCTGTCAAAggatataaattatttgatctTGAGACCCATACTGTTTTCATCTCTCGGGatgttttttttcatgaaacaattttccctttttcttcccCTACTTCTCATCCTTCTTTTCCCCAACAATCTTCATTTGGTTTACCCAAAACTATCCCAGATATTGCAGATTCTATTTTCTATAATTCTTCTTCTACTACTGCAGACATTGCTAATTCTTTCTTCCATAATTCCTCTTCACCAAATACAAATCCTACTTTTACTTCTCCTTCCATTAGACAGTCAATCAGGCCACGAAAACAACCAAGTTACTTGCAAGACTATCATTGTCAACTGGCTGCTTCTCATCCATTACAATCTGTTTCCTTGTAGATATTTCCTCAAGTACAAAGTTTCCTCTTCCTAATTTCCTTTCTTATAATAAACTTTCTCCCACTCACAAACACTTTGCCTTAACTATCTCTTCACACACAGAACCTACATCTTTTTCCCAAGCATCCCATATACCTAAATGGCAAACAGTAATGAATTCTGAAATCAAGGCTCTTGAGGATAAGGAAACCTGGACAATTACTTCTTTAACTGTAGGAAAGAAATCTATAGGTTGCAAATAAGTTTATAGAATTAAATACAAGGCTGATGGTAGAATAGAAAGATACAAGGCAAAGTTGGTTGCCAAAGGGTATACTCAAGTTGAAGGTTTAGACTTTCAAGAAACATTTTCTCCAGTTGCTAAACTGACCACAGTGAGATGTCTGTTAGCTTTAGCAGCTACCAAAAATTGGCATTTACATTAATTAGATGTAAATAATGCATTTCTACATGGTAACCTCAATGAAGAGGTTTATATGGATATACCTCCTGGTTATGCAAAAGAGTGGGACCATCGTGTTTGTAGACTTAAAAAGTCGCTTTATGGCCTACGGCAAGCATCTAGACAATGGTTTCAAAAATAATCTGCtactatacttgattatgtgtTTCATCAAGCACATTCAAATCATTCCTTGTTCATCAAATCTGATGCTTCCTCTTTTATTGCCTTGctagtttatgttgatgacataatcTTAGCAAGCAATAATCTTCAATCTATCACTGAGCTGAAAACTTTTCTGGATAACAAGTTCAAAATCAAGGATTTGGGAGTTTTGAAGTATTTTCTTGGTTTAGAGGTGGCCAGATCATCCAAGAGCATTACTTTATGTCAAAGAAAGTATGCCTTGGATATTTTGCAAGACTCGGGTTTCTTAGCATTCAaacttgtaacgccccaatggaaggcctaaaccacatggcctatattccaaaaggacgagtcaatgatacaattagagtcccattggaaccttataaagagcaagaacttctccttcccaagaaatgtgggatctcatacaccacatacccttatccatatcatatgaggtatcacaatgataccaactgtaacgccccgacctcgagggtccgaagagttaactcaaaacacctgataatcaactccaacattgctaatacaCTTCCAAAAGTTCCAAATCTAaagtaaacacttcaaatttaattaaccacatatattcatatataaaagctTCCATATAGTAACCCCCAAAATTACCAACTCCtttacatgtcacttaaactcacatttcaacaatacaattataaaaaaatcaccaatattcatcgaaagttttctattcttaatccactattcttaaatcatctcacctaattcttcatagtcctgatcctcagttgaaatatccaaaaatcatctgaaaatattggagataagagggggtgagttatcaacaactcagtaagcaaagaacatatactagtgtgtaaacatgagccttttcagaaagttcaatatgcagaaacaaaatattttatttttatatgcagatatcagaaaacgtgttatctaAAATTAGAGCggcttttcaatcttttcatactcaaaatcaacaatttatatttaaagatccgttttatattcaaaaacgctttggcataacataactgaatatcttcatcttatcatatcatatcgtattatatcatataccatgtttaacccccgtggtagggttgtctatccccggtggccaaaccagacagtgTCAcatggtgaacttcccctttttcaatctcggagccctgagtgtgcacacatgaaagaacacgtaaaaagactactttgtttccaaagtgggtgcactcatatcatatcatatcatgttggtaccaaccatatcatgtgaaccagtatcatcatatcataaccatattcagaaatcagattcagaacagataagtatgccaaagttttatcatattcatatcatatcaaaacatgtgcgaaatatatttatatcatttctatttgatcaaaaatagatccaaatcatttcatatcacatgcataaaactcTCAATGAGATCATAATCGCTCTTTTGCGtatttcaaaaacatgtcaaatattgcttatgtctacactattcatgtcaaaacatttcttttatctttcatacatatctcatgagtgaatgcaaaacatatactgaggttgtttttcacattttctttttaaaataacatgcacatttttttacaaccaACCTCAGTCTATTTGTTTTTATACAAATctaacataggaaccccgcttacctggatgacttagctttttcagaattttcctccaaaaatgtcgagtcgactataaatcatcacctataaaaataatcatgtaattttcgtaagttttcaatcaatcacatatttcaatatttaagcctaaacttctaaaatagactattttaattcctcaaaacttaaaaccctcataatcccaaaatatatcatcactttcaaaaatcatcaatattcactatgaccaacatcaaactcaaaaacacccatatttaaactcgaaacagCCTAactcaatcacacaaacaactccatcatccaatccaactgacccctttactcctcggactcagtccgacaaAACCAATCAAATCACAGTAtaatgagttagtgtaaaaatacatttaaatcacgaaagttatttgaaaaaaaactttcaatgctataatataatttttgaaagatcacggaggtgctataAGTGGCAGcacagcaacagaacagtgtcaaatgcactgtggccgtgggtctcaaaaatccacttttggaTGGGttcaaacgaagacccgagatttaTAGAGaatggcttagggatgtcggtgaagccaatggtagtggttgttggccgtgggtggcggcgtaaatTGTGGTTGAAGGctaaaatgctcaaatcggagatggagatagataggcttcaccggtggcagatTGGAGCCAAGGATGAGTGCATTAGGTAGCTGGAAAGTTGAGGATGGTGTGGTGAAAAGGTGGTGGCCAACTATGGTGCGACGGCAGCGCGCGAGTACCAAAAGCTGTGTGGCTTGAAGCCACGCGTGGGGGAGTTTAGTAGTGCGGGAGGGGCTGAAAACACAGGGTGGGATCGCTGGCCGGAGGGGAAGAGGTTGGGAGGGGAGGTGTCGCCAGACGGAGGCGCACGACGGTGGGCTAGAGGATGACGCACAGACGCGGGGAGGGAAAGAGAAGAcgtcgcgcgcgggagagaagcaggggagaaaagagaaaaagaagaaaaagaaagaggaaaaaaagaaaagggaaaaagaaaagaggaaatgaaaaaaaaagaaatgaaaagaaatgaggtccaatcctcacatcttaggtcacaaaatgatcaaacgaaaaaatatttcaaaacaataaatttaaataaaataatttaaacacaaagactaagtaaaataagataatcaaatccaacaacataataattttaaaacccacaaacaactaatttaaattaaagaacaatttaaataatgaacaataattaataataagaaaacacattgaattaacaattaaaaatcttaaaataatataacgtaaatcatctaaaatttaaaacaagaaaatttataatcttaataaatgcaataatttacttagtcaaaatatacgtaaatacggggtatcacaaaACTAGTAAAATTTCCTATGgcacaaaatgtaaaattttcttCTACTGAAGGTGAACTCCTGGCAGATCCTTCTAGTTATCACAGACTCATTGGTAGACTCATCTACCTTACCATATCCAGACCTGACTTAGCATATGCTGTTCAAGTTCTCAGTCAATATATGGATAAACCAAGACAACCTCACCTAGATGCAGTGCATAGAGTGCTTAAGTATTTGAAAGGCACACCTGGTCATGGAACTTTCTTCTCTGTCACTTCTGATATTCACCTTAAAGCGTTCTGTGATTCAGATTGCGCTGGTTGTGTAGACACTCGCAAGTCTGTGAcaggtttttgtgtttttcttggagaatctttgatttcttggaaatcaaagaaacaacaaactGTTTCAAGGTCTTTAGTTGAAGCAGAATATAGGGCCATGACTTCTACAACATGTGAACTTTCTTGGTTGATTACATTATTAAAAGACTTTCAGCTCCAACACTCTCAACCAGCACGTCTTTTTTGTGCAATAAAGCTGCTCTTCATATTGCAGCTAGCCCGGTTTTCCACGAAAGAACCAAGCATATTGAGATAGATTGCCATATAGTAAGGGAGAAATTACAAGCCAATGTGATCAAGACTCTTCATGTTGCTTCTTATAATCAATTGAGTGATCTTTTTACTAAAGCTCTTGGATGTGTTCAGTTTCATTCTTTACTTGGAGAGATGGGTGTTTTGGACATACAcactccatcttgagggggactaTTAGAAATAGCCATGTTGACACTTTAGTTAATTTTTATTGGTTGTAATGTACTTAGTTTCAGTAACTGTAAATACTCTGCTTTACTATAAATACTTTACATGTATTTCTGTAAATGCAAGAAAAAGTACTCAGATTCAATACAAGCAAAGTCcaaattttctttctcttctacGTTCATctttcttccttccttcctctGAATCTTTCTTCTAGAAACTTCCATGGCAGAATTCAGATTTTGTCATCAACAGTCTCTTTTACCTTGTAATCATAACCACCCTCCTTCACCTGTAATAAATATGTACTCATATTGTATAATTTCACATACTGGATGCCCTTAAGATCTCTACTAAGTAGGGAAAAGAAGATAAACAATATCTTGCTGTTAGAAACAAAATGCGCTAATATTAAGCAAGGAAAAATTGATTTGACATCCACATAGGATCTAAAGGTCTAAAAACTTCACCCCAAATGTCATAAAATCAGTTCAAATatggaaaatacttttttctgaTGTGGAATCTCATCTATGTAGAGCCTTTGGATCTAACCCAGAGGACTATACGTTGAACGATCCTAATTTCCAAAACTAAGATCCTAATTTCCAAAACTAAGTATAAGATAATCTATAGGCTAGCAAACTTGCCCTTGGACCTCTAGGTTCCACCCTGATGTGTATGTTGAAAAAAGTGAAGAGGAAAATTCATTTGTTTTGTATATTCCAGATAGCTTCATCCAAATCAGCCGTAGTATTTTCATAAACACCACTTCTGTTGATCACCATTGACAACTTTTATGTTGATCTCCTCATGGTCAGAAAACCCTTCCCCCATACCTTTCTCGATCTCTCACTAACCTGATAAGAAAGACTGACCACattagaattaattaatcaagTGAACTTACATTTAGTGTTACAAAATCATGATAGCCATTAtgaaaaataacacaaatagcCCCACTAAATCAGTTTTTCCCTTTTTGCGACAATTTGCTGGGTCTTCTCTAAATGGCTCACCCTTCACTtagtatgctttattttttttaattagtcaAGTCAAATAAGTTTTTCTATTTGTAAAACGTGTTTAATGAAGATACAATTACTCAttgcatgtttatatatataaaaacaacaatGCACAATATGTCAGCATGGATCActgaaaccaaaataaatattgtgagaATTACACTCCTaatgattaaaattataaagagaaaCAACATGCTATAATTTAATAATTCGATCCTACACGTTTATCAGAAGAGAAGTTCTAGAtcaacaaaagtaaactcataaattgatgtggcttgattTGATATGTTGGATCTACTTTATGATAAAAAgaactttacaatttaacgtatcatatataGATATCCTTCTTGTTCACAGCAGAGGCCTCCAATTGAGGCCACATATCGATATCCTCCATCGACATTGACTTCATCGGCCTTCCACCGATCCCGCTGAAACCTTTAACACTGCCGGCCAATCGATTGGTTTCTCCTCAATCAACACTGGATTTATTGTCGCTTTTGGAATGTCCAGCTTGCTCACCGCTTTCTATAACCCGTTGTTATGATCCTGAAGGTTAAAAGTTTAACCAACTTAGTATCCAACAGTCTTAGGGCTTTTGGATCAATCGTTGAGTCTTTAACACTTGGTATTAGAGCAGGGACCACGTCAAGAGTTCAAGTCACGGAGGAGGCGACCTTTAGGTTGGATTAAAATGCCTTAGTACTATGTATGAATATGATGTTAAGTAATTGAATACTAATAGACGAGTGAAGTCGCTAAAAGGGAAAGGGCTACCACCGGGTCAGTGTCGATAGAGAAGGCCACCGTGGATGTCGAATTCGAAAGCGTGGTGAGATGTTATGATCCTGAGGGTTAAAagcttaaccaaattagtattcAACAGTTTTAGAGCTTTTGGATCAATAATTGAGTCTTTAACGCTCGTGAATGCTTTCTTTTGTGGAAAACTTGCTTTTGTCTACCTACCCTATCCGATAATACAAAAGACTTGCGACTGGAGATTTTCAAGAGTCGCTTTGAGACATTTTAGATTCAATGTATATCTCTACATTACGGGATGCTCTCACAATAAACGAATCATTCAACCCAATCAATGGATGAGTAGTGCtatatgtacttataattttatgtacaatACTCATTTTGTCagttttacttaaatttagattttgaattttgaattttgtaatattcaaaatattaatagcTAACATGTCAGTATGTATTGTTATATAGGTAAAAATTGTAAGTACAAATGACATTTCTTAATGAATTGATCCAGCAACCATTCTTGACGACTAACCATGAAATTGGACTATTTATTTTGTACCATTTTTTGATTATGTTTAAACTTGTACGTACACTGGATCTAATGTATTGAGATGTTTGTTAGAATTCCCACTCccttatgtatttttttaaaagaaaataataaaaaaatcataatcctCTTATGTTATTGAAATGGAGTCAATTTCTTTTGATTGAATTAGATAAGATCACCAAAAACGCGTTTTGAGATgtatatttacttttagaaaATCTAAAAACATCCATTGTTTTTATTAGATTGGTCAAGGGAACTACCTTTTTTCGGGGGTTGAAGTTGTCGCAATGGGGCAATGGCCCAAGaatattccaacaaaagggTAGATAATGGGCCTATGACCGAAATGCCTAGAACCACAGTTTAAGAACCTATGAATTGGCGTAGGACCAAAAACCTACAAAGGGCCCCACAACTCGAACCCATGAAGGGATCCACGACCCAAAGGCCTACAAAGGGTCCTTAAAAAGACATTTTCGAGCCAACCCTATATTGGCTCATCACTcgagatcaataaaaaaaacttgatattAATCTTGCATGTatatggaaagaaagaaataccCCCAAGCAAGAAGGAAGAAGATATAACCACTTCGAAGTAAAAACCTACTGTTGATGCtgtaaaaattcaacaataagCAGAAGGGAGAGAAAAAGTCATTCTCGGCCCACTGAGTCGATGGGGCCTTGATCGGTGTTGTTTGGAACCCCCGGCAATGTTTTGATGCAGCTATATGGTGGCGATGCATACGTCCATGGcgatgaatggaaaataagagtagagaaagtaaagagagatgaataccaagatttacgtggttcgacactaagcctacgtccacgggggtTTGGGGAGGGAAGTTTCCACTATAATGTATTtgtttatagtctctcatggcctctcatttctcactgtacaaagaAAGCTGGAGCTCTTCCTACTAAATCCTTGGGAGgttgctgaagaagaagaagataatttgATTGAGAGATAGTTCGTTTATCATCTGGTCCTTTGATTTTATCTCACTCTTCCCTGAGCACGCCAACCTGCCATGAGGTGATTGGTCTCCCTTGCGTGTCTGAGTGTCTATTATTTTCCCACCTTTCTCTAACACCCTTCCCTTATTCTTCTGTCACCACTCCCTTACTCCAGACACCCTTCTCCCTTGCCTCTTGTCTACCTTGTGTTCTAGCTTGGCACGGTGGACTGGGTTCAAGTCATGGGCCGCATATTTTATTCTCCACAGAAGTCCGTGATTCTTAAGACCAACTTGTTCCAATAAAGACATTGAGAgtctttaagataaaatatgcaaCATAGGTTGTGagtaagaaaaagaatttcaaaaaggGGTTCTTCATTCTCCATTCAGGTTGTGTTAAGTGATAAATGCCTTCAGAGGCAAATTTTGGCAGGCAATGCACCCGACCGAGTATAAAGTGAGCGTGGAACTCGGATGTGGCAGGAGGTGTACTTGACCGTGTACGATGTGAGCGCAAAGCTCAAATGTGGCAGGAGCTGTACTCGACAGTGTATGACACGATAGCGTAGCTCGGACGTGGCGGGAGGTGGACTCGACCGCGTATGATTCGTGGTTCGGTTCGTATGCTTATTGTCTTTCAAAAGGTGTATGTTCGTTCGATGTTTTTATTTTCGATTTACTATTAGTGTTGGAGTTTGTCTGAAGCAACCCACACAAAATGGTTAGAGGGCCCGTCAACCCCCTGGGTCCACTTTAGGTGGTTGCAGAGTCCGTCGGCTCGTTCTTGAAGTTAATCTGCGCTAGGTGGTTGTGGAGCTTGAAGGCTCGTTAACTTCAAAGGCTTGTTCCCGAAGGTAACCCATTGGTAGTGGTTATGCATCATGGTGAGTCTAAAGACTCGGCTTGTAGCACTATGgttggcaagtcaagggacttgtgtttcGACTGGCTGTCGATTGGGCAGAGCTTGAAAGGCCCTGGCCCTACCCAATGCATCGCAGCCAGTCTAGAGACTAGGCTTCTACCCCGCAAAGATCGGTAAGTCTAGAGACTTGTGTTCCAATTGGTTGTTGTTTGGGGAGAACTCAGGGACTCTAGCCTTTAGCTAATGCATCGCAGGCAGCAATCTTGCATGAAGgtcagcaagtcaagggacttatGTTCCGACTGGCTGTTGTTTGGGTATAGCTCGGGGCTCTGGctcttagccaatgcatcatgGCCAGCCAAGAGACTGGGCTTGTAGTGCGAGGGTTGACAAGTCGAGGGACTATTCAACCATTATGTCATGGTAAGTCTAGAGACTCAGCTTTGCTGGAGGGTGGGTACAACGCCTGATCAGATGGGTCTCGTGCAGATGAGCCCTGAGCGGAGGAGAGCCCTGCGCAGTTGGAAAGCCCGTGGTCGTTGGAGAGTCTGTCAAGGTGGAGGGCTCCGCGCAATTGGAGAGCCCGTCGAGGTGGATGGCTCCGCACAATTGGAGAGCTCGTCAAGGTGGAGGGCTCGTTGTAGTTGGAGAAGCCGTAGAGGTGGAGGGCTCTGCACAATTGGAGAGCCCGTCGAGGTGGAGGGCCCGTTACAGTTGGAGAGCCTGTAGTAGGTGGAGGGCCCGTTGCAGTTGGAGAGCCCGTTGAGGTGGAGGGCTCTGCGCAGTTGGAGAGCCTGTGTGATTGAAGGCTCTGTGTAGGTGGAGAGCTTGTGCTGTTGGATAGCCTTGAGCAGAGGAGCAGAGGAGCAGAGAAGAGCCCTGAGCAGAGGAGCAGAGGAGGTGTAGGGGTGCATATTTTTACAGATGTTGGAGAAAAGCACAATTACGCCATCAGATTGGTGTTTAAAACTACCAATAACAAAGCAGAATACAAAATACTGTTGGCCGGCTTGGAAGTTGTTAAGTTGTAGGGTGCAAATGAGATAGAGGTGAAAGCCAATTCTCAGGTAGTCGTCAACTAGGTCTGAAGGGAGTGAagagtgaaaaattaaaaaagtacttGACGCTAGTGGGAGACAAGCACGACCACTTTAAATATTTCCAGAGTCAACAAATACCAAGAGCCGAGAACCAAAAGGCAGATAAGCTAGCACGAATAACATTCGGGCAGGAAGACTCGCCCCTACCAAAGCAAACAATGGTCAGCATACTAGAGATGCCCGCAATAGGGGTCAAGATTTCAGAGGCGAGGCCAGGAGCTCCAGAATGGGCtacatacataatcaagtacTTCAACACCAAAGAGTTACTTGAAGAAAATTGGGAAGTGAAGAAAATCAAGAGTAGGGCAGCTAGTTTCATCCTGATTGATAGGACTCTGTACAAACAAGGTTCTTCCATGCCCCTCATAAGGTGTGTCTCACTTGAGCAAGCACAATACATGCTAATATAGAAATACATAAAGGAGTATACTGTAACCACTCGAGAAGAAAAGCATTAGCGAGAAAGGGAATGAGAGCGGGATACTATTGACCACTCGCCCTCAAAGAAGTGGAGGAGTTTGTTTGGAAATGTCAGAAATGGTAGGAGTTATCCTTGGTACCCCATTACTCGCCAAAGAAGCTGACGTCAATCATGTCGCCATGGCCCTTAGTACAATAGGGCATCGACCTGGTCGGCCCCCTTCCCTTGAGCAAAGTGGGGTAAAATTTGTAGTAGTGGGTATGGACTACTTTAGTAGGTGGGTTGAAGTTGAGGCCTTGGCGATGATAACAATAATCAATATTATCCGGTTCCTATGGAAGATGGTCATGTGTAGATTCGTCATCCCTTGTTTTATCATATCAGACAATGGGAGGTAGTTTGACTCAGACCATTACTGTGATTGGTGCAGGGATCTGGAGATCAAGTTAAGGTATTCCTCCCCAGGGCACCCACAGTCCAATAAGCAAGTCAAGGCGACCAACAAGACACTACTCTAGATCCTTAAGAAGAAGCTTGACAACAAGAGGGGAACATGGGCAGAAGAACTCCTAGGGTTACTATCGGCTTACCAGACCACGGTCAGGACCCCAACAGATGAGATCCCATTTGCCTTCACCTATGGACACGAGGAAGTAGCACCCGTTGAAAAAGGAATGCCCACCTACAAAATCCAGCATTTCGATCAAGACTCCAAAAACGAGAGATTAAAGGAAGATATTGACTTGTTGGAAGAAAGAGGGTTAGAAGCAGAGGAAAGGATGGTGGTTAACAAAAGAAGGGTTGAATGCTGCTTCAACTACCAAGTCCAACCGAGATCTTTCAACGTCGGAGACCTAGTGCTAAGGCAGGCTGAGATAACCACTCGGGACAAAAGAAAGCTAG from Juglans regia cultivar Chandler chromosome 4, Walnut 2.0, whole genome shotgun sequence encodes:
- the LOC109006738 gene encoding uncharacterized protein LOC109006738, which gives rise to MQFLMGLSDSFNNLRSQILLIGPFPSINKVIALVLQEEKQKEVLTDSTPNLESIAALLTKQAPNLESIVALMAKSGKPGNSSFKQSGFRKDRPMCSHCGDTGHTSDKCYKIHGFLPGFKSKRATTHSKNQTSSSAAGQERNEIPQLTFTQEQCQQLLAILKPSTSTPHSGNQITSLQKSQVLHLSQLLFFQLHYLLLVRVSQDLSTWTTIGMGEEIAGPYHFLQQPLVGSSIASSSVHQDFDLWHYRLGHISYSR
- the LOC109006737 gene encoding uncharacterized mitochondrial protein AtMg00810-like yields the protein MAQNVKFSSTEGELLADPSSYHRLIGRLIYLTISRPDLAYAVQVLSQYMDKPRQPHLDAVHRVLKYLKGTPGHGTFFSVTSDIHLKAFCDSDCAGCVDTRKSVTASPVFHERTKHIEIDCHIVREKLQANVIKTLHVASYNQLSDLFTKALGCVQFHSLLGEMGVLDIHTPS